Proteins encoded by one window of Brasilonema sennae CENA114:
- the dnaN gene encoding DNA polymerase III subunit beta gives MKLTTTQSVLTELLETAKNGISTRPVDPILGSLLIEASDEGRLTVIGTDLNVSIKTTAITNIIQAGVVALNAKLLTDTVNNLGSGELDIEVSERTCVISHSTGKCRIVGRNPEDFPSIPETENPTEISIPSKKLQAALEACLYCSSTDETKLILTGVHFHLQGENWSCASTDGHRLALVSSKLEGNYSPISFTVPRRSLTELGKILSTTAENSSCTLKVGNNTIQFILPNAELTSRLLEGEFPQINHLIPKSFANELMVERKGMEIILKRISHFAEKKHKIVKILWEVNDQQATLMTGNTDIGDAVDSLLIKTQNSIGENIGIGLNSGYLQEALKHISTDEVIFRFNKPLQPVIISPLGGLLDQLTLIMPVEVQDFDKPEGLAKYKTDTSKPENENETGAEGVDQLPEREKVSNETTNVTDTPPSDTPTANKSKSRKRKQELKPEPKLETAAV, from the coding sequence ATGAAACTAACAACTACTCAATCTGTACTGACAGAACTCCTAGAAACAGCCAAAAACGGCATATCCACAAGACCAGTAGACCCTATACTCGGAAGTTTGCTAATCGAAGCCTCGGATGAAGGCAGACTTACCGTCATTGGTACTGACCTGAACGTCAGTATCAAAACTACAGCAATAACTAATATTATACAGGCAGGTGTAGTCGCCTTAAACGCCAAACTACTAACCGACACGGTTAACAATCTAGGAAGCGGCGAGCTGGATATTGAAGTAAGCGAACGCACCTGCGTTATCAGCCACAGTACGGGGAAATGTCGCATTGTAGGAAGAAATCCAGAAGATTTTCCAAGTATCCCAGAAACAGAAAACCCCACTGAAATCAGTATCCCTAGCAAAAAGCTACAAGCTGCCTTAGAAGCTTGTCTGTATTGCAGTAGCACAGACGAAACCAAACTTATCCTCACAGGCGTACATTTCCACTTACAAGGCGAAAATTGGAGTTGCGCTAGCACCGACGGACACCGCCTTGCGTTGGTATCCTCCAAGCTAGAGGGAAACTACTCGCCGATCTCATTCACAGTCCCTAGAAGAAGTCTCACCGAGTTGGGAAAAATCCTCTCGACAACAGCCGAAAATAGCAGTTGTACCCTCAAGGTTGGAAACAACACTATCCAGTTTATCTTGCCAAATGCTGAACTCACATCCAGGTTGTTAGAAGGAGAATTTCCCCAGATTAACCACCTTATTCCTAAAAGCTTTGCTAACGAACTCATGGTAGAACGCAAAGGAATGGAAATAATTCTTAAAAGAATCAGCCATTTCGCAGAGAAAAAACACAAAATTGTCAAAATTCTATGGGAAGTAAATGACCAACAGGCAACATTAATGACGGGTAATACTGATATTGGGGACGCGGTAGATTCTTTGCTTATCAAGACCCAAAACAGTATAGGAGAAAACATTGGTATTGGGCTAAACAGTGGCTATCTACAAGAAGCGCTCAAGCACATATCAACCGATGAAGTTATATTCAGATTTAACAAGCCCCTCCAACCAGTCATTATTTCTCCTTTAGGTGGATTGCTTGACCAACTAACACTCATTATGCCCGTAGAGGTGCAAGATTTCGATAAACCAGAAGGTCTTGCCAAATATAAAACTGACACTTCAAAACCTGAAAATGAAAATGAAACAGGAGCAGAAGGGGTGGATCAACTTCCAGAACGAGAAAAAGTATCCAATGAAACAACTAATGTCACAGACACACCGCCGTCTGATACACCTACCGCCAACAAATCAAAATCCCGCAAGCGCAAGCAAGAACTAAAACCAGAACCAAAATTAGAAACAGCAGCCGTATAA
- the dnaX gene encoding DNA polymerase III subunit gamma/tau translates to MYTPLHLKYRPQQLSQIIGQEHIVRTLDNAILSGGSHSTNALSKIAPAYLFTGPKGTGKTSTARILAKSLNCLSTEEPTTKPCGECNSCQTISHSSSLDVTELDAASHSGVDNIREIVSNLQLKPIESRRKILIVDECHALSHQSWQALLKTVEQPPTHVVFIFCTTEVHKVPETIISRCQKFDFRRVSLSLVVDYLEKVAHQESINITPTALTAIAKACHGHLRDSLKLLDQLTLLGFGEITPNWVWELSGTIPEHDLVTFCENITKGEMTGNLGILQDWMKYGKHPITIHTSLVSFLKDLLICKTNPNGRNLTELEEDTWKELTTISKSWSINHIQSAIALLMARQNLMRDEGAHLWLQATLIEIVSTTSSPQAQPWKNWKTAQDAINWGKEQLPHLSQAQLQEHWQKLTPINGKKAPAWVQLVEKLQTA, encoded by the coding sequence ATGTACACACCACTGCATCTCAAATATCGCCCCCAGCAACTTTCACAAATAATTGGACAAGAACATATTGTACGCACTCTGGATAATGCAATCCTCTCAGGAGGAAGTCACTCCACGAACGCACTCAGCAAAATTGCCCCAGCCTATCTATTTACAGGTCCCAAGGGTACAGGTAAAACCAGTACAGCCCGCATTCTCGCCAAATCCCTCAACTGTCTATCGACAGAAGAACCAACAACCAAACCCTGCGGTGAGTGCAATTCTTGTCAGACTATTTCTCACTCCTCATCCCTTGATGTAACCGAACTCGACGCCGCCAGTCACTCAGGAGTAGATAACATCCGCGAGATAGTCTCTAACCTTCAACTTAAACCAATCGAGAGTAGGCGCAAAATTTTAATAGTAGATGAATGTCATGCCCTTTCTCACCAATCGTGGCAAGCATTACTCAAAACAGTAGAACAACCACCAACCCATGTTGTATTCATCTTCTGTACCACCGAGGTACACAAGGTTCCAGAAACTATCATCTCCCGCTGCCAAAAGTTTGACTTTAGAAGAGTTTCCCTCTCACTAGTTGTAGATTACCTGGAAAAAGTTGCCCACCAAGAAAGTATAAATATCACTCCTACAGCATTAACCGCCATCGCTAAAGCTTGCCACGGACACCTACGCGACTCACTCAAACTCCTAGACCAACTAACCTTACTAGGATTCGGGGAAATCACTCCCAACTGGGTATGGGAACTATCAGGTACTATTCCCGAACACGATTTAGTCACTTTCTGTGAAAATATTACCAAGGGAGAAATGACAGGCAATTTAGGCATTCTCCAAGATTGGATGAAATATGGCAAGCACCCAATCACCATCCACACTAGTCTTGTCAGCTTTCTAAAAGACCTACTTATCTGCAAAACCAACCCGAATGGCAGAAATCTCACTGAACTAGAGGAGGACACCTGGAAGGAACTTACAACAATCTCCAAATCGTGGAGTATTAACCACATTCAGTCGGCGATCGCACTCCTAATGGCACGTCAAAATCTCATGCGAGATGAAGGCGCGCACCTATGGTTGCAAGCTACCCTTATCGAGATAGTTTCAACCACAAGCAGTCCCCAAGCTCAACCCTGGAAGAATTGGAAAACTGCCCAAGATGCCATTAATTGGGGGAAAGAACAACTACCCCATCTATCACAAGCGCAGTTGCAGGAACACTGGCAGAAGCTTACACCCATTAATGGAAAAAAGGCTCCAGCATGGGTACAACTAGTAGAAAAGCTTCAAACTGCGTAA
- a CDS encoding 3'-5' exonuclease, with protein MSYNHRNFITKFGNKIIVDEEKLDIFWEETTLIPKWQPTVNISTYSSLKTLVVDIETAGINPRENRIYAIGCMSEMGKVSIFMDISESKILISFLKHLEISKLDVIYTYNGTEFDLPFIITRCELHGIAHPFRIASRTRTIGTAQVHGTPLTIREVFIRNSLHIDIYICVLRWDFVAKSLTNGRSLKQAVLEMGLRSQARLVLSYEEILVCWKAGWGSEGWQKIKEYLTYDLEDTQLIASRLVPSYYYEALVVPGMNLQQLALAGNGTKWERIFEHHYQGIKPKPDRKYKFQGGIAYSVPGLYKKVGYIDISSMYPNAILSFGIVSCKDTDRIGLSILQYLVKEKSRLEQLAKTGDIVAKEKRESTKVLANSQFGFFGTSELAFNDMEAAALVTAYGRRILQFMIEVINQAGAVPIEVDTDGVFFTHPNVEEVYAILQSQLPKGIIVKLEFIAEAMFIPERGTKNYLLWLKDGRIIRKGSWRSRSRSKLEKEFPVEYLTYFIQNQLRAEEHYKNVKSQISSRDYPKDKLAITRKIREGEKELLKLGKPGDIVTYYYSIQGVTNIKSSQNYSSQYYLNLLAQKRLEILQIANPQMLDSRKQLTLF; from the coding sequence ATGAGTTATAACCATAGAAATTTTATTACCAAATTTGGTAATAAAATTATAGTTGATGAGGAAAAACTCGACATATTCTGGGAAGAGACCACTCTTATACCGAAGTGGCAACCTACAGTAAATATTTCGACCTACTCTAGCCTCAAAACTCTGGTAGTCGATATTGAAACAGCAGGAATCAACCCAAGAGAGAATCGCATCTATGCAATTGGCTGTATGAGTGAAATGGGGAAAGTCTCCATTTTTATGGATATCTCCGAAAGCAAAATCCTCATCTCGTTTCTTAAACACCTAGAAATAAGCAAACTAGACGTAATTTATACCTACAATGGGACTGAGTTTGACCTACCGTTTATTATCACCCGCTGCGAATTACATGGCATCGCTCATCCCTTTAGAATTGCATCTAGAACGCGCACTATCGGAACTGCCCAGGTACATGGTACACCACTAACTATCCGAGAAGTATTCATCCGAAACAGCCTGCATATAGATATCTATATCTGCGTTCTCAGATGGGATTTCGTCGCTAAGTCCCTTACCAACGGACGGTCACTCAAACAAGCCGTCCTGGAAATGGGATTACGCTCTCAAGCGAGACTTGTTCTCTCCTATGAGGAAATTCTAGTTTGCTGGAAAGCTGGTTGGGGTAGTGAGGGATGGCAGAAAATTAAGGAGTATCTTACTTACGACTTAGAAGATACCCAACTCATAGCGTCGAGGCTAGTACCCTCATATTACTACGAAGCGCTAGTTGTACCGGGAATGAACCTTCAACAACTAGCCCTCGCAGGTAATGGTACCAAGTGGGAGAGAATTTTCGAGCATCACTACCAAGGGATAAAACCTAAACCCGACCGCAAGTACAAATTCCAAGGGGGAATAGCGTATTCTGTTCCCGGACTGTATAAGAAAGTTGGATACATAGACATTAGTTCAATGTATCCCAATGCCATACTGTCTTTTGGGATTGTCTCTTGTAAGGATACAGATCGCATTGGGTTAAGCATTTTGCAATATTTAGTCAAAGAAAAATCAAGGCTGGAACAACTTGCTAAGACTGGAGATATTGTTGCCAAGGAAAAAAGAGAATCCACCAAAGTCCTAGCTAATTCTCAGTTTGGGTTCTTCGGCACATCTGAACTTGCCTTTAATGATATGGAAGCAGCAGCCCTGGTAACAGCTTATGGTCGGCGTATCCTACAGTTTATGATTGAGGTAATCAATCAAGCTGGCGCAGTCCCTATAGAAGTTGATACTGATGGTGTGTTTTTTACCCACCCTAATGTAGAAGAGGTGTACGCCATACTTCAATCTCAATTACCCAAAGGGATAATCGTCAAACTAGAATTTATTGCCGAAGCCATGTTTATTCCCGAAAGGGGAACTAAGAACTATCTCTTGTGGCTAAAAGATGGCAGGATTATCCGCAAAGGTAGTTGGAGAAGTCGCTCTCGCTCAAAACTAGAAAAAGAATTTCCTGTTGAATATTTAACCTATTTCATTCAAAATCAGCTACGCGCAGAGGAACATTACAAAAATGTCAAATCGCAGATCTCATCAAGAGACTACCCAAAAGATAAACTCGCCATCACTCGCAAAATTCGTGAAGGTGAAAAAGAACTTCTAAAACTAGGAAAACCTGGAGATATCGTCACCTACTATTACAGCATTCAAGGTGTAACAAATATAAAAAGTTCGCAGAACTATTCATCACAGTATTATCTCAATTTACTTGCCCAAAAACGACTAGAAATCTTGCAAATAGCAAACCCTCAAATGCTAGACAGTCGCAAACAATTGACCCTATTCTAA
- the holA gene encoding DNA polymerase III subunit delta yields the protein MPVKFIYGEDTHSISKRVEQLIKYFTTQEWEIFNYIRVDNKTSAISQAIIEVMTIPFGEGGKIVHITDGTILNKCPDEIILSFKETLPKIPKQNLLLITSQSKPDGRSKAVKELLQHAEIEEFPLISSWDKEGIEKLIQAALKTHFLKLAPTAISYLVEAIGNNTARLDSELAKLAIYAQGEKLDIEDISHLVSNNNTSCTGLAHAIKNSKANTAAQILYRLLDNNEHALKIVATLISYFRTWLITKAGVEEKLSDNKISTLASLNNPKRLYFLKKEVETVSALKLKQTLIALIQLEGELKSGIDNFTPTIIKICTL from the coding sequence ATGCCAGTAAAATTCATCTATGGGGAAGATACCCATTCAATTTCAAAAAGGGTAGAACAATTAATCAAATATTTTACTACCCAAGAGTGGGAAATATTCAACTACATCCGAGTTGATAACAAAACGTCAGCAATATCCCAAGCAATAATAGAAGTGATGACAATTCCTTTCGGAGAAGGAGGAAAGATTGTCCACATCACAGATGGAACGATATTAAACAAATGCCCGGATGAAATAATTTTATCATTCAAAGAAACTCTTCCCAAAATACCCAAACAAAACCTACTGTTAATTACTTCACAAAGCAAGCCTGATGGCAGAAGTAAAGCCGTCAAAGAACTACTTCAACACGCTGAGATTGAAGAATTTCCCCTCATCTCCAGTTGGGATAAAGAAGGGATAGAAAAACTCATTCAAGCTGCACTAAAAACCCACTTCTTAAAGCTTGCTCCCACCGCCATAAGCTATCTAGTAGAGGCAATTGGAAACAATACTGCAAGGCTCGATAGCGAACTCGCCAAGCTTGCTATCTACGCTCAAGGGGAAAAACTAGATATTGAGGATATCTCACACTTAGTTAGCAACAACAATACCAGTTGTACTGGACTTGCCCACGCCATCAAAAATAGTAAAGCTAATACAGCAGCACAAATACTTTATCGCCTGCTAGACAATAACGAACACGCTCTCAAGATAGTCGCTACTCTCATAAGTTACTTCCGCACTTGGCTAATTACCAAAGCTGGGGTAGAAGAAAAACTGAGCGACAACAAAATCTCAACACTCGCCTCACTCAACAATCCCAAAAGGCTGTACTTCCTCAAAAAAGAAGTTGAAACTGTAAGCGCCCTCAAACTTAAACAAACCCTCATAGCACTGATCCAACTTGAGGGCGAACTTAAGTCTGGCATTGACAACTTCACCCCTACCATCATTAAAATCTGCACCCTATGA
- a CDS encoding AAA family ATPase produces the protein MNNLFNEIVAQHTAKLILNSAIASQRQLLRTIASGKIASAYLFTSTVEGVGKTKTALLFASYICSTTDMLKVHPQEENSTIGVEQVREIITFVSTSPIQSNHKVVIIHDCDTITPTAANALLKTLEEPGKGIFILITSQAQNILPTIKSRCQIVPFAQLPIDEVKTILEKQKIFLHQDILKLCSGSPGRAIAFHNLLNSIPESILDQLQLPPKNVITALDVSNWTSKQDKSTQALLLTYLQANWWEKTKSTELLAKFTIAREQFQCHISTRNVWDNLFIP, from the coding sequence ATGAACAACCTCTTTAACGAGATAGTCGCTCAGCATACCGCAAAACTTATCTTAAATAGCGCGATCGCCTCACAGAGGCAGCTCCTCCGAACCATCGCAAGCGGTAAAATTGCCTCTGCCTACTTATTTACCAGCACCGTCGAAGGAGTAGGTAAAACCAAAACCGCCCTTTTATTTGCCTCCTACATCTGTAGCACCACAGACATGCTGAAAGTACACCCGCAAGAGGAAAATTCCACTATCGGAGTAGAACAGGTACGGGAAATCATCACCTTTGTTTCAACTTCTCCTATTCAAAGCAATCACAAAGTAGTAATTATCCACGACTGCGACACCATTACACCCACCGCCGCCAACGCCCTACTCAAAACCTTAGAGGAACCAGGAAAAGGAATATTTATTCTTATCACATCCCAAGCCCAGAATATACTGCCTACCATCAAAAGTAGGTGTCAAATAGTACCATTTGCTCAACTACCTATTGACGAAGTAAAAACTATTCTGGAAAAACAGAAAATATTCTTACACCAAGACATACTCAAACTTTGTTCGGGCAGTCCAGGTCGCGCGATCGCATTCCACAATTTGTTAAATTCCATACCTGAAAGCATACTCGACCAACTGCAATTACCTCCCAAAAATGTAATTACAGCCCTGGATGTCAGTAATTGGACAAGTAAACAGGATAAATCAACTCAAGCTTTATTACTCACCTACTTACAAGCAAACTGGTGGGAAAAGACTAAAAGCACCGAGCTGCTTGCCAAATTTACAATAGCAAGAGAACAATTCCAATGTCACATATCAACTAGAAACGTGTGGGATAACCTGTTCATACCCTAA